In Festucalex cinctus isolate MCC-2025b chromosome 5, RoL_Fcin_1.0, whole genome shotgun sequence, a single genomic region encodes these proteins:
- the git2a gene encoding ARF GTPase-activating protein GIT2a isoform X7, which translates to MSKRMRNTEVCADCCVPEPRWASVNRGVLICDECCSVHRSLGRHSSQVRHLTHTPWPPTQLQMVQMLYSNGANSIWEHSLLDPASVMSGKRKANPQDKLHPNKSEFIKAKYQMLAFVHRMPCREDDSSTAKDLSKQLHSSVRTGNLETCLRLLSLGAQANFFHPEKGNTPLHVAAKAGQVSQAELLTVYGADPGAPDSNGKTPIDYAREAGHHELADRLVEIQYELTDRLAFYLCGRKPDHKNGQHFIVPQMADSSLDLSELAKAAKKKLQSLSNHLFEELAMDVYDEVDRRETDAVWLATQNHSALVTETTVVPFLPVNPEYSSTRNQGRQKLARFNAHEFATLVIDILSDAKRRQQGNSAASPKDNVELTLKNMSARPCSDSQDNDQPDYDSVASDEDTDQELPSSKGDRTKEYLEVKNALSVSEAKIQHLLKANSNLSDELRLMQKKKEKGAFVTTSSSLPSFPSTLSWSMDESNRKASKLEKQSSMPESDYDNTFNDSEVDDSGLCRRARLRSSARPGEGSSIPELDDAELESDPTLPSTEDVIRKTEQITKNIQELLRAAQDNKHESFIPCSERIHVAVTEMAALFPKRPRSETVRSSLRLLTSSACRLQSECRKAVPPEGCPGPDMQLVTQQVIQCAYDIAKAAKQLVTITTKENTN; encoded by the exons ATGTCCAAACGCATGAGGAACACGGAGGTGTGTGCAGACTGTTGCGTCCCAG AACCCCGCTGGGCCTCAGTGAACAGGGGGGTGTTGATTTGTGATGAGTGCTGCAGTGTTCATCGAAGTCTAGGCAGACACAGCTCACAAGTCCGTCACTTGACGCACACGCCATGGCCTCCTACGCAGCTACAA ATGGTTCAGATGTTGTACAGCAATGGTGCTAATTCAATTTGGGAGCACTCCCTTCTGGACCCAGCATCTGTGATGAGTGGAAAACGCAAGGCGAACCCCCAGGACAAATTGCA CCCAAACAAGTCAGAATTTATCAAAGCCAAATATCAAATGCTGGCGTTTGTCCACCGCATGCCTTGTCGGGAAgatgacagttcaacagccAAAGATCTGAGTAAG CAACTTCATTCAAGTGTTCGCACTGGAAATCTTGAGACCTGTTTGAGGTTGCTTTCTTTGGGAGCTCAAGCAAACTTTTTTCACCCA GAAAAGGGAAACACTCCCTTACATGTGGCAGCAAAGGCAGGACAGGTCTCTCAGGCAGAACTGTTAACGGTTTACGGCGCAGATCCTGGAGCCCCTGATAGCAATGGCAAAACTCCCATTGACTATGCAAG GGAGGCGGGCCACCACGAGTTGGCAGATCGACTGGTGGAGATTCAGTATGAGCTGACAGATCGGTTGGCGTTCTACCTGTGTGGGCGAAAACCAG ATCACAAAAATGGGCAACACTTCATCGTTCCTCAAATGGCTGACAG CAGTTTAGATCTATCTGAATTGGCCAAAGCAGCCAAGAAGAAGCTGCAGTCA CTGAGTAATCATTTATTTGAGGAGCTGGCCATGGATGTGTATGATGAGGTTGACAGGCGAGAGACTGATGCAG TGTGGTTAGCAACACAGAATCACAGTGCCCTTGTGACGGAGACGACTGTGGTGCCTTTCCTTCCCGTCAATCCAGAGTATTCGTCCACAAGAAACCAG ggaCGCCAGAAACTTGCCAGATTCAACGCACATGAATTTGCAACTCTTGTGATTGACATACTAAGTGATGCAAAGCGGAGACAACAAGGAAATTCAGCAGCAAGCCCTAAAG ACAATGTGGAACTCACCCTGAAGAACATGTCTGCCAGGCCATGCAGCGACAGTCAGGATAATGACCAGCCCGACTATGATAGCGTAGCGTCTGATGAGGATACAGACCAAGAGCTCCCTTCAAGTAAAGGAGATCGGACAAAG GAGTACCTGGAGGTGAAAAACGCTCTGTCGGTCTCCGAGGCCAAAATCCAACATCTCCTGAAAGCCAACAGCAACCTGAGCGATGAGCTGCGACTGATGCAGAAAAAG AAGGAAAAGGGCGCTTTTGTGACCACCTCTTCATCCCTCCCCTCATTTCCGTCCACCCTGTCCTGGTCCATGGATGAAAGTAATCGAAAG GCCTCCAAGTTAGAGAAGCAGAGCAGCATGCCTGAAAGCGACTATGACAATACATTCAATGACTCTGAGGTGGACGACTCAGG TCTGTGCAGGAGAGCGAGGCTGAGGAGCAGCGCCCGGCCGGGGGAGGGCAGCTCCATCCCCGAGCTGGATGACGCGGAGTTGGAGTCGGACCCGACGCTTCCCAGCACCGAGGACGTCATCCGCAAAACCGAGCAGATCACCAAGAATATTCAGGAGCTCCTGCGAGCAGCTCAGGATAACAAACACGAGAG CTTCATACCCTGCTCGGAAAGAATACATGTGGCTGTAACAGAAATGGCCGCTCTCTTTCCAAAG AGGCCGCGCTCCGAGACTGTGCGAAGCTCTCTGCGCTTGTTGACGTCCAGTGCGTGCAGGCTTCAGAGCGAATGCAGGAAGGCGGTGCCTCCGGAAGGCTGCCCGGGACCGGACATGCAGCTTGTCACCCAGCAGGTCATCCAATGTGCTTATGATATTGCCAAGGCGGCCAAGCAGCTTGTCACCATCACTACTAAGGAGAACACCAACTGA
- the git2a gene encoding ARF GTPase-activating protein GIT2a isoform X4, giving the protein MSKRMRNTEVCADCCVPEPRWASVNRGVLICDECCSVHRSLGRHSSQVRHLTHTPWPPTQLQMVQMLYSNGANSIWEHSLLDPASVMSGKRKANPQDKLHPNKSEFIKAKYQMLAFVHRMPCREDDSSTAKDLSKQLHSSVRTGNLETCLRLLSLGAQANFFHPEKGNTPLHVAAKAGQVSQAELLTVYGADPGAPDSNGKTPIDYAREAGHHELADRLVEIQYELTDRLAFYLCGRKPDHKNGQHFIVPQMADSSLDLSELAKAAKKKLQSLSNHLFEELAMDVYDEVDRRETDAVWLATQNHSALVTETTVVPFLPVNPEYSSTRNQGRQKLARFNAHEFATLVIDILSDAKRRQQGNSAASPKDNVELTLKNMSARPCSDSQDNDQPDYDSVASDEDTDQELPSSKGDRTKEYLEVKNALSVSEAKIQHLLKANSNLSDELRLMQKKLQSLQSENTSLRRQVTANIYQNPSTSDYPDPSSPSALKRRQSARASRPMSMYETGSGLKTYLPKGENPYPEEAIPTLHPFPPHKEKGAFVTTSSSLPSFPSTLSWSMDESNRKASKLEKQSSMPESDYDNTFNDSEVDDSGLCRRARLRSSARPGEGSSIPELDDAELESDPTLPSTEDVIRKTEQITKNIQELLRAAQDNKHESFIPCSERIHVAVTEMAALFPKRPRSETVRSSLRLLTSSACRLQSECRKAVPPEGCPGPDMQLVTQQVIQCAYDIAKAAKQLVTITTKENTN; this is encoded by the exons ATGTCCAAACGCATGAGGAACACGGAGGTGTGTGCAGACTGTTGCGTCCCAG AACCCCGCTGGGCCTCAGTGAACAGGGGGGTGTTGATTTGTGATGAGTGCTGCAGTGTTCATCGAAGTCTAGGCAGACACAGCTCACAAGTCCGTCACTTGACGCACACGCCATGGCCTCCTACGCAGCTACAA ATGGTTCAGATGTTGTACAGCAATGGTGCTAATTCAATTTGGGAGCACTCCCTTCTGGACCCAGCATCTGTGATGAGTGGAAAACGCAAGGCGAACCCCCAGGACAAATTGCA CCCAAACAAGTCAGAATTTATCAAAGCCAAATATCAAATGCTGGCGTTTGTCCACCGCATGCCTTGTCGGGAAgatgacagttcaacagccAAAGATCTGAGTAAG CAACTTCATTCAAGTGTTCGCACTGGAAATCTTGAGACCTGTTTGAGGTTGCTTTCTTTGGGAGCTCAAGCAAACTTTTTTCACCCA GAAAAGGGAAACACTCCCTTACATGTGGCAGCAAAGGCAGGACAGGTCTCTCAGGCAGAACTGTTAACGGTTTACGGCGCAGATCCTGGAGCCCCTGATAGCAATGGCAAAACTCCCATTGACTATGCAAG GGAGGCGGGCCACCACGAGTTGGCAGATCGACTGGTGGAGATTCAGTATGAGCTGACAGATCGGTTGGCGTTCTACCTGTGTGGGCGAAAACCAG ATCACAAAAATGGGCAACACTTCATCGTTCCTCAAATGGCTGACAG CAGTTTAGATCTATCTGAATTGGCCAAAGCAGCCAAGAAGAAGCTGCAGTCA CTGAGTAATCATTTATTTGAGGAGCTGGCCATGGATGTGTATGATGAGGTTGACAGGCGAGAGACTGATGCAG TGTGGTTAGCAACACAGAATCACAGTGCCCTTGTGACGGAGACGACTGTGGTGCCTTTCCTTCCCGTCAATCCAGAGTATTCGTCCACAAGAAACCAG ggaCGCCAGAAACTTGCCAGATTCAACGCACATGAATTTGCAACTCTTGTGATTGACATACTAAGTGATGCAAAGCGGAGACAACAAGGAAATTCAGCAGCAAGCCCTAAAG ACAATGTGGAACTCACCCTGAAGAACATGTCTGCCAGGCCATGCAGCGACAGTCAGGATAATGACCAGCCCGACTATGATAGCGTAGCGTCTGATGAGGATACAGACCAAGAGCTCCCTTCAAGTAAAGGAGATCGGACAAAG GAGTACCTGGAGGTGAAAAACGCTCTGTCGGTCTCCGAGGCCAAAATCCAACATCTCCTGAAAGCCAACAGCAACCTGAGCGATGAGCTGCGACTGATGCAGAAAAAG CTGCAATCTCTGCAAAGTGAGAACACCTCTCTTAGGCGGCAGGTCACAGCCAATATCTATCAGAACCCCAGCACGTCAGACTATCCCGACCCCTCCAGTCCTTCAGCCCTGAAACGCCGGCAATCTGCTCGGGCGAGTCGGCCCATGTCTATGTACGAGACTGGCTCGGGCCTGAAGACTTATCTCCCTAAAGGGGAAAATCCTTACCCAGAGGAGGCTATTCCCACCCTGCATCCCTTCCCACCTCAT AAGGAAAAGGGCGCTTTTGTGACCACCTCTTCATCCCTCCCCTCATTTCCGTCCACCCTGTCCTGGTCCATGGATGAAAGTAATCGAAAG GCCTCCAAGTTAGAGAAGCAGAGCAGCATGCCTGAAAGCGACTATGACAATACATTCAATGACTCTGAGGTGGACGACTCAGG TCTGTGCAGGAGAGCGAGGCTGAGGAGCAGCGCCCGGCCGGGGGAGGGCAGCTCCATCCCCGAGCTGGATGACGCGGAGTTGGAGTCGGACCCGACGCTTCCCAGCACCGAGGACGTCATCCGCAAAACCGAGCAGATCACCAAGAATATTCAGGAGCTCCTGCGAGCAGCTCAGGATAACAAACACGAGAG CTTCATACCCTGCTCGGAAAGAATACATGTGGCTGTAACAGAAATGGCCGCTCTCTTTCCAAAG AGGCCGCGCTCCGAGACTGTGCGAAGCTCTCTGCGCTTGTTGACGTCCAGTGCGTGCAGGCTTCAGAGCGAATGCAGGAAGGCGGTGCCTCCGGAAGGCTGCCCGGGACCGGACATGCAGCTTGTCACCCAGCAGGTCATCCAATGTGCTTATGATATTGCCAAGGCGGCCAAGCAGCTTGTCACCATCACTACTAAGGAGAACACCAACTGA
- the git2a gene encoding ARF GTPase-activating protein GIT2a isoform X8, with amino-acid sequence MSKRMRNTEVCADCCVPEPRWASVNRGVLICDECCSVHRSLGRHSSQVRHLTHTPWPPTQLQMVQMLYSNGANSIWEHSLLDPASVMSGKRKANPQDKLHPNKSEFIKAKYQMLAFVHRMPCREDDSSTAKDLSKQLHSSVRTGNLETCLRLLSLGAQANFFHPEKGNTPLHVAAKAGQVSQAELLTVYGADPGAPDSNGKTPIDYAREAGHHELADRLVEIQYELTDRLAFYLCGRKPDHKNGQHFIVPQMADSSLDLSELAKAAKKKLQSLSNHLFEELAMDVYDEVDRRETDAVWLATQNHSALVTETTVVPFLPVNPEYSSTRNQGRQKLARFNAHEFATLVIDILSDAKRRQQGNSAASPKDNVELTLKNMSARPCSDSQDNDQPDYDSVASDEDTDQELPSSKGDRTKSLDSDLSDGPITMQEYLEVKNALSVSEAKIQHLLKANSNLSDELRLMQKKASKLEKQSSMPESDYDNTFNDSEVDDSGLCRRARLRSSARPGEGSSIPELDDAELESDPTLPSTEDVIRKTEQITKNIQELLRAAQDNKHESFIPCSERIHVAVTEMAALFPKRPRSETVRSSLRLLTSSACRLQSECRKAVPPEGCPGPDMQLVTQQVIQCAYDIAKAAKQLVTITTKENTN; translated from the exons ATGTCCAAACGCATGAGGAACACGGAGGTGTGTGCAGACTGTTGCGTCCCAG AACCCCGCTGGGCCTCAGTGAACAGGGGGGTGTTGATTTGTGATGAGTGCTGCAGTGTTCATCGAAGTCTAGGCAGACACAGCTCACAAGTCCGTCACTTGACGCACACGCCATGGCCTCCTACGCAGCTACAA ATGGTTCAGATGTTGTACAGCAATGGTGCTAATTCAATTTGGGAGCACTCCCTTCTGGACCCAGCATCTGTGATGAGTGGAAAACGCAAGGCGAACCCCCAGGACAAATTGCA CCCAAACAAGTCAGAATTTATCAAAGCCAAATATCAAATGCTGGCGTTTGTCCACCGCATGCCTTGTCGGGAAgatgacagttcaacagccAAAGATCTGAGTAAG CAACTTCATTCAAGTGTTCGCACTGGAAATCTTGAGACCTGTTTGAGGTTGCTTTCTTTGGGAGCTCAAGCAAACTTTTTTCACCCA GAAAAGGGAAACACTCCCTTACATGTGGCAGCAAAGGCAGGACAGGTCTCTCAGGCAGAACTGTTAACGGTTTACGGCGCAGATCCTGGAGCCCCTGATAGCAATGGCAAAACTCCCATTGACTATGCAAG GGAGGCGGGCCACCACGAGTTGGCAGATCGACTGGTGGAGATTCAGTATGAGCTGACAGATCGGTTGGCGTTCTACCTGTGTGGGCGAAAACCAG ATCACAAAAATGGGCAACACTTCATCGTTCCTCAAATGGCTGACAG CAGTTTAGATCTATCTGAATTGGCCAAAGCAGCCAAGAAGAAGCTGCAGTCA CTGAGTAATCATTTATTTGAGGAGCTGGCCATGGATGTGTATGATGAGGTTGACAGGCGAGAGACTGATGCAG TGTGGTTAGCAACACAGAATCACAGTGCCCTTGTGACGGAGACGACTGTGGTGCCTTTCCTTCCCGTCAATCCAGAGTATTCGTCCACAAGAAACCAG ggaCGCCAGAAACTTGCCAGATTCAACGCACATGAATTTGCAACTCTTGTGATTGACATACTAAGTGATGCAAAGCGGAGACAACAAGGAAATTCAGCAGCAAGCCCTAAAG ACAATGTGGAACTCACCCTGAAGAACATGTCTGCCAGGCCATGCAGCGACAGTCAGGATAATGACCAGCCCGACTATGATAGCGTAGCGTCTGATGAGGATACAGACCAAGAGCTCCCTTCAAGTAAAGGAGATCGGACAAAG AGTCTGGACTCTGACCTCTCTGATGGCCCTATCACCATGCAGGAGTACCTGGAGGTGAAAAACGCTCTGTCGGTCTCCGAGGCCAAAATCCAACATCTCCTGAAAGCCAACAGCAACCTGAGCGATGAGCTGCGACTGATGCAGAAAAAG GCCTCCAAGTTAGAGAAGCAGAGCAGCATGCCTGAAAGCGACTATGACAATACATTCAATGACTCTGAGGTGGACGACTCAGG TCTGTGCAGGAGAGCGAGGCTGAGGAGCAGCGCCCGGCCGGGGGAGGGCAGCTCCATCCCCGAGCTGGATGACGCGGAGTTGGAGTCGGACCCGACGCTTCCCAGCACCGAGGACGTCATCCGCAAAACCGAGCAGATCACCAAGAATATTCAGGAGCTCCTGCGAGCAGCTCAGGATAACAAACACGAGAG CTTCATACCCTGCTCGGAAAGAATACATGTGGCTGTAACAGAAATGGCCGCTCTCTTTCCAAAG AGGCCGCGCTCCGAGACTGTGCGAAGCTCTCTGCGCTTGTTGACGTCCAGTGCGTGCAGGCTTCAGAGCGAATGCAGGAAGGCGGTGCCTCCGGAAGGCTGCCCGGGACCGGACATGCAGCTTGTCACCCAGCAGGTCATCCAATGTGCTTATGATATTGCCAAGGCGGCCAAGCAGCTTGTCACCATCACTACTAAGGAGAACACCAACTGA
- the git2a gene encoding ARF GTPase-activating protein GIT2a isoform X2, with protein MSKRMRNTEVCADCCVPEPRWASVNRGVLICDECCSVHRSLGRHSSQVRHLTHTPWPPTQLQMVQMLYSNGANSIWEHSLLDPASVMSGKRKANPQDKLHPNKSEFIKAKYQMLAFVHRMPCREDDSSTAKDLSKQLHSSVRTGNLETCLRLLSLGAQANFFHPEKGNTPLHVAAKAGQVSQAELLTVYGADPGAPDSNGKTPIDYAREAGHHELADRLVEIQYELTDRLAFYLCGRKPDHKNGQHFIVPQMADSLDLSELAKAAKKKLQSLSNHLFEELAMDVYDEVDRRETDAVWLATQNHSALVTETTVVPFLPVNPEYSSTRNQGRQKLARFNAHEFATLVIDILSDAKRRQQGNSAASPKDNVELTLKNMSARPCSDSQDNDQPDYDSVASDEDTDQELPSSKGDRTKSLDSDLSDGPITMQEYLEVKNALSVSEAKIQHLLKANSNLSDELRLMQKKLQSLQSENTSLRRQVTANIYQNPSTSDYPDPSSPSALKRRQSARASRPMSMYETGSGLKTYLPKGENPYPEEAIPTLHPFPPHKEKGAFVTTSSSLPSFPSTLSWSMDESNRKASKLEKQSSMPESDYDNTFNDSEVDDSGLCRRARLRSSARPGEGSSIPELDDAELESDPTLPSTEDVIRKTEQITKNIQELLRAAQDNKHESFIPCSERIHVAVTEMAALFPKRPRSETVRSSLRLLTSSACRLQSECRKAVPPEGCPGPDMQLVTQQVIQCAYDIAKAAKQLVTITTKENTN; from the exons ATGTCCAAACGCATGAGGAACACGGAGGTGTGTGCAGACTGTTGCGTCCCAG AACCCCGCTGGGCCTCAGTGAACAGGGGGGTGTTGATTTGTGATGAGTGCTGCAGTGTTCATCGAAGTCTAGGCAGACACAGCTCACAAGTCCGTCACTTGACGCACACGCCATGGCCTCCTACGCAGCTACAA ATGGTTCAGATGTTGTACAGCAATGGTGCTAATTCAATTTGGGAGCACTCCCTTCTGGACCCAGCATCTGTGATGAGTGGAAAACGCAAGGCGAACCCCCAGGACAAATTGCA CCCAAACAAGTCAGAATTTATCAAAGCCAAATATCAAATGCTGGCGTTTGTCCACCGCATGCCTTGTCGGGAAgatgacagttcaacagccAAAGATCTGAGTAAG CAACTTCATTCAAGTGTTCGCACTGGAAATCTTGAGACCTGTTTGAGGTTGCTTTCTTTGGGAGCTCAAGCAAACTTTTTTCACCCA GAAAAGGGAAACACTCCCTTACATGTGGCAGCAAAGGCAGGACAGGTCTCTCAGGCAGAACTGTTAACGGTTTACGGCGCAGATCCTGGAGCCCCTGATAGCAATGGCAAAACTCCCATTGACTATGCAAG GGAGGCGGGCCACCACGAGTTGGCAGATCGACTGGTGGAGATTCAGTATGAGCTGACAGATCGGTTGGCGTTCTACCTGTGTGGGCGAAAACCAG ATCACAAAAATGGGCAACACTTCATCGTTCCTCAAATGGCTGACAG TTTAGATCTATCTGAATTGGCCAAAGCAGCCAAGAAGAAGCTGCAGTCA CTGAGTAATCATTTATTTGAGGAGCTGGCCATGGATGTGTATGATGAGGTTGACAGGCGAGAGACTGATGCAG TGTGGTTAGCAACACAGAATCACAGTGCCCTTGTGACGGAGACGACTGTGGTGCCTTTCCTTCCCGTCAATCCAGAGTATTCGTCCACAAGAAACCAG ggaCGCCAGAAACTTGCCAGATTCAACGCACATGAATTTGCAACTCTTGTGATTGACATACTAAGTGATGCAAAGCGGAGACAACAAGGAAATTCAGCAGCAAGCCCTAAAG ACAATGTGGAACTCACCCTGAAGAACATGTCTGCCAGGCCATGCAGCGACAGTCAGGATAATGACCAGCCCGACTATGATAGCGTAGCGTCTGATGAGGATACAGACCAAGAGCTCCCTTCAAGTAAAGGAGATCGGACAAAG AGTCTGGACTCTGACCTCTCTGATGGCCCTATCACCATGCAGGAGTACCTGGAGGTGAAAAACGCTCTGTCGGTCTCCGAGGCCAAAATCCAACATCTCCTGAAAGCCAACAGCAACCTGAGCGATGAGCTGCGACTGATGCAGAAAAAG CTGCAATCTCTGCAAAGTGAGAACACCTCTCTTAGGCGGCAGGTCACAGCCAATATCTATCAGAACCCCAGCACGTCAGACTATCCCGACCCCTCCAGTCCTTCAGCCCTGAAACGCCGGCAATCTGCTCGGGCGAGTCGGCCCATGTCTATGTACGAGACTGGCTCGGGCCTGAAGACTTATCTCCCTAAAGGGGAAAATCCTTACCCAGAGGAGGCTATTCCCACCCTGCATCCCTTCCCACCTCAT AAGGAAAAGGGCGCTTTTGTGACCACCTCTTCATCCCTCCCCTCATTTCCGTCCACCCTGTCCTGGTCCATGGATGAAAGTAATCGAAAG GCCTCCAAGTTAGAGAAGCAGAGCAGCATGCCTGAAAGCGACTATGACAATACATTCAATGACTCTGAGGTGGACGACTCAGG TCTGTGCAGGAGAGCGAGGCTGAGGAGCAGCGCCCGGCCGGGGGAGGGCAGCTCCATCCCCGAGCTGGATGACGCGGAGTTGGAGTCGGACCCGACGCTTCCCAGCACCGAGGACGTCATCCGCAAAACCGAGCAGATCACCAAGAATATTCAGGAGCTCCTGCGAGCAGCTCAGGATAACAAACACGAGAG CTTCATACCCTGCTCGGAAAGAATACATGTGGCTGTAACAGAAATGGCCGCTCTCTTTCCAAAG AGGCCGCGCTCCGAGACTGTGCGAAGCTCTCTGCGCTTGTTGACGTCCAGTGCGTGCAGGCTTCAGAGCGAATGCAGGAAGGCGGTGCCTCCGGAAGGCTGCCCGGGACCGGACATGCAGCTTGTCACCCAGCAGGTCATCCAATGTGCTTATGATATTGCCAAGGCGGCCAAGCAGCTTGTCACCATCACTACTAAGGAGAACACCAACTGA
- the git2a gene encoding ARF GTPase-activating protein GIT2a isoform X6, with amino-acid sequence MSKRMRNTEVCADCCVPEPRWASVNRGVLICDECCSVHRSLGRHSSQVRHLTHTPWPPTQLQMVQMLYSNGANSIWEHSLLDPASVMSGKRKANPQDKLHPNKSEFIKAKYQMLAFVHRMPCREDDSSTAKDLSKQLHSSVRTGNLETCLRLLSLGAQANFFHPEKGNTPLHVAAKAGQVSQAELLTVYGADPGAPDSNGKTPIDYAREAGHHELADRLVEIQYELTDRLAFYLCGRKPDHKNGQHFIVPQMADSSLDLSELAKAAKKKLQSLSNHLFEELAMDVYDEVDRRETDAVWLATQNHSALVTETTVVPFLPVNPEYSSTRNQGRQKLARFNAHEFATLVIDILSDAKRRQQGNSAASPKDNVELTLKNMSARPCSDSQDNDQPDYDSVASDEDTDQELPSSKGDRTKSLDSDLSDGPITMQEYLEVKNALSVSEAKIQHLLKANSNLSDELRLMQKKKEKGAFVTTSSSLPSFPSTLSWSMDESNRKASKLEKQSSMPESDYDNTFNDSEVDDSGLCRRARLRSSARPGEGSSIPELDDAELESDPTLPSTEDVIRKTEQITKNIQELLRAAQDNKHESFIPCSERIHVAVTEMAALFPKRPRSETVRSSLRLLTSSACRLQSECRKAVPPEGCPGPDMQLVTQQVIQCAYDIAKAAKQLVTITTKENTN; translated from the exons ATGTCCAAACGCATGAGGAACACGGAGGTGTGTGCAGACTGTTGCGTCCCAG AACCCCGCTGGGCCTCAGTGAACAGGGGGGTGTTGATTTGTGATGAGTGCTGCAGTGTTCATCGAAGTCTAGGCAGACACAGCTCACAAGTCCGTCACTTGACGCACACGCCATGGCCTCCTACGCAGCTACAA ATGGTTCAGATGTTGTACAGCAATGGTGCTAATTCAATTTGGGAGCACTCCCTTCTGGACCCAGCATCTGTGATGAGTGGAAAACGCAAGGCGAACCCCCAGGACAAATTGCA CCCAAACAAGTCAGAATTTATCAAAGCCAAATATCAAATGCTGGCGTTTGTCCACCGCATGCCTTGTCGGGAAgatgacagttcaacagccAAAGATCTGAGTAAG CAACTTCATTCAAGTGTTCGCACTGGAAATCTTGAGACCTGTTTGAGGTTGCTTTCTTTGGGAGCTCAAGCAAACTTTTTTCACCCA GAAAAGGGAAACACTCCCTTACATGTGGCAGCAAAGGCAGGACAGGTCTCTCAGGCAGAACTGTTAACGGTTTACGGCGCAGATCCTGGAGCCCCTGATAGCAATGGCAAAACTCCCATTGACTATGCAAG GGAGGCGGGCCACCACGAGTTGGCAGATCGACTGGTGGAGATTCAGTATGAGCTGACAGATCGGTTGGCGTTCTACCTGTGTGGGCGAAAACCAG ATCACAAAAATGGGCAACACTTCATCGTTCCTCAAATGGCTGACAG CAGTTTAGATCTATCTGAATTGGCCAAAGCAGCCAAGAAGAAGCTGCAGTCA CTGAGTAATCATTTATTTGAGGAGCTGGCCATGGATGTGTATGATGAGGTTGACAGGCGAGAGACTGATGCAG TGTGGTTAGCAACACAGAATCACAGTGCCCTTGTGACGGAGACGACTGTGGTGCCTTTCCTTCCCGTCAATCCAGAGTATTCGTCCACAAGAAACCAG ggaCGCCAGAAACTTGCCAGATTCAACGCACATGAATTTGCAACTCTTGTGATTGACATACTAAGTGATGCAAAGCGGAGACAACAAGGAAATTCAGCAGCAAGCCCTAAAG ACAATGTGGAACTCACCCTGAAGAACATGTCTGCCAGGCCATGCAGCGACAGTCAGGATAATGACCAGCCCGACTATGATAGCGTAGCGTCTGATGAGGATACAGACCAAGAGCTCCCTTCAAGTAAAGGAGATCGGACAAAG AGTCTGGACTCTGACCTCTCTGATGGCCCTATCACCATGCAGGAGTACCTGGAGGTGAAAAACGCTCTGTCGGTCTCCGAGGCCAAAATCCAACATCTCCTGAAAGCCAACAGCAACCTGAGCGATGAGCTGCGACTGATGCAGAAAAAG AAGGAAAAGGGCGCTTTTGTGACCACCTCTTCATCCCTCCCCTCATTTCCGTCCACCCTGTCCTGGTCCATGGATGAAAGTAATCGAAAG GCCTCCAAGTTAGAGAAGCAGAGCAGCATGCCTGAAAGCGACTATGACAATACATTCAATGACTCTGAGGTGGACGACTCAGG TCTGTGCAGGAGAGCGAGGCTGAGGAGCAGCGCCCGGCCGGGGGAGGGCAGCTCCATCCCCGAGCTGGATGACGCGGAGTTGGAGTCGGACCCGACGCTTCCCAGCACCGAGGACGTCATCCGCAAAACCGAGCAGATCACCAAGAATATTCAGGAGCTCCTGCGAGCAGCTCAGGATAACAAACACGAGAG CTTCATACCCTGCTCGGAAAGAATACATGTGGCTGTAACAGAAATGGCCGCTCTCTTTCCAAAG AGGCCGCGCTCCGAGACTGTGCGAAGCTCTCTGCGCTTGTTGACGTCCAGTGCGTGCAGGCTTCAGAGCGAATGCAGGAAGGCGGTGCCTCCGGAAGGCTGCCCGGGACCGGACATGCAGCTTGTCACCCAGCAGGTCATCCAATGTGCTTATGATATTGCCAAGGCGGCCAAGCAGCTTGTCACCATCACTACTAAGGAGAACACCAACTGA